The following coding sequences are from one Bufo bufo chromosome 2, aBufBuf1.1, whole genome shotgun sequence window:
- the TPPP2 gene encoding tubulin polymerization-promoting protein family member 2, which yields MSQELENAFRKFAVYGNSKATGNEMTGKNFSKLCKECNIQENGCTSTDVDIVFAKVKGKAAHVITYGEFQKALELLSEKRFQGQPASEAIAAIHKLVEAKEPASMGTTKAVTAGAVDRLTDTSKYTGSHKERFDESGKGKGLAGREELTDGSGYVGAYKGAGTCDKKTKK from the exons ATGTCTCAGGAACTTGAGAATGCGTTCCGTAAATTTGCTGTTTACGGGAACTCCAAGGCAACTGGAAATGAAATGACCGGCAAAAACTTCAGCAAACTCTGCAAGGAATGCAACATACAAGAAAATGGATGTACTAGTACGGATGTGGACATTGTCTTTGCCAAAGTGAA AGGTAAGGCAGCGCATGTGATTACCTACGGAGAATTTCAGAAGGCACTGGAACTTCTGTCAGAGAAGAGATTTCAAGGCCAACCGGCAAGTGAGGCAATAGCAGCCATCCACAAGCTTGTAGAGGCCAAAGAACCTGCAAGTATGGGGACCACG AAAGCTGTGACTGCAGGGGCCGTGGATCGTCTAACAGACACATCAAAGTACACTGGATCACATAAGGAACGTTTTGATGAGAGTGGCAAAGGCAAAGGCCTAGCAGGACGTGAAGAACTGACTGATGGCTCTGGATACGTTGGGGCATATAAGGGAGCGGGGACTTGCGATAAGAAGACAAAGAAGTAG